From Nitrososphaerales archaeon:
AAGGATCAGTTCACTGATCGTGGTTGATGATAATGGGAATTTACATGGTGTTTTCACCAAAAGTGATCTGGTAGACGTTTACTCCCGCTATTACGGAGGCAAGCATTTGGTACAGGATTACATGACACGTAAGGTACTTACAGTCGAGCCATCACATTCCATTCACACAGTTATTACTACTATGATTACAAACAGGGTATCTAGGGTTGTTGTGGTGAGAGGACAGAAACCAATTGGTATCATAACAAGTCGTGATCTATTACCAATAAGCACGCTTATCGAAAGCGACATACGCGGTATGCCCAGTGAAGTTGCGCTGACACGCAGGCAGTTCGTACCATCGTTGTCAGGTATAAGCCATGTTATGCTAGCAAGAGATGTGATGAAACGTGACCCAGTCACGGTAGAAGGAGACTCCGACCTGGCAGAAGCGGCACAGATAATGGGTAACAAGCGGATAAGTGGCCTTCCAGTAGTCGATACTGATAACAATTTGGTTGGCATGGTTACAAAGACTGACGTGATCAGAGCATTAACTACAGGTTAGGCCGGTCATGCAATTGATATTTCATGATAGAGCAGAAGCGGCGAGGATGCTTGCAGAAAAGATGGAATGGCTGAGGAAAGAAAAACCTGTAATTCTAGCGATTCCGCGCGGCGGTATAGTTAC
This genomic window contains:
- a CDS encoding CBS domain-containing protein, translating into MQQYVQLKAKDVSRRAVTLEPTNTLGDARNTMLRYNISRIVVAKGSKPVGIVTEKGISAFLYRDTVRRPLDEIRLDQAAKTELVTVREDTDLKTCAHVMLDKRISSLIVVDDNGNLHGVFTKSDLVDVYSRYYGGKHLVQDYMTRKVLTVEPSHSIHTVITTMITNRVSRVVVVRGQKPIGIITSRDLLPISTLIESDIRGMPSEVALTRRQFVPSLSGISHVMLARDVMKRDPVTVEGDSDLAEAAQIMGNKRISGLPVVDTDNNLVGMVTKTDVIRALTTG